In Salvelinus alpinus chromosome 36, SLU_Salpinus.1, whole genome shotgun sequence, the genomic stretch GAATGTAAAAATACATTGTACTTACACATCTTGTGGTTCAACAGCAGGTGTGGAAAGCAGACCTTGCTGAGTTCCTGATTAACTTTATACCTATTACAGTCCAAAATACATTCATATCTTCCACTATTTATTTTTAATATGGACTGCCAATATAATTGTCCATGTCCATCAGGGCCACATCCAGGCATAAGTCTCTTAGGGGGCCCCCGACCCAAAAACATtgtgttgagagttagaatagaagaatacacaaggtgcaattttgaaatttggttgtgcatcagcagcggttttcttatgtcagtcactaacTATCAACcaaattagccatgtcagcaaacaatttttagattggtaaattaggcTAGCCAGCTATCTTAACTTGTGGTAATCATGGCTGAAAACCCACCGGGCACGCAGGGCATGTGCCCAGGTGCCCTGACCTCCATGGGGCCCTCATTGATTTTGTtaatcactctcactcagatatcattaacatggcatatcttggcaaaatgtgtagaattacaggagaTTAGCTTTAAAATggaaaacatttctctccaccccatggcaaattGGATAGAATTGAAGGAAAGTTGCTGTAAAACTTCACATttgttctctctgccccatggcaaaatgtttagaattgcaTAAAGCTTGCATTAAAAATGCAAGAATTTCCCTACTccccatggaaaaatgtgtagaattgcaagtcATTTACTATAAAACTTAAATTTTCCCCTCAGCCGCAAGAGGGggaccactaaaatgttttgcatgcGAGGTGGGGCCCAACAAAATCTTAAGGCCCCAAAAAGGATAGGGCCGGTCCTGATGTCCATGGACAAATACTGTATCATCAGTTTTAGGTATCTCTGAACTGAACTGGACAGAAATGTATCATTACTGGCTCGTTACTGTTTGATAGAACCTTGTTACTGTTTGATAGAACTTATCTGCATGCATACAACACAGTATTCACATTATTCTGCATGTTTTGAATGAATGATAAATTTGCATGATTTTCTGTTATTAATGTGCATATGAATCATTAAAGCCGCTATCCCTACTACTTCTGAAAATAGCTCTGATTatcacaaggtgtgtgtgtgtgtgtgtatgtgtatatatagctGCCTTTGATTACCACACTTGACTGTTGCCAAGGCTACACTGGGGCAAGACACTGGCTATAAAAAGCTATTGCCTCTCAGGCTGTCCTATGTGTGTCCTCCTGCTTTTGTTTCCTTGTATGCAACATTTTGAAAAGTGATTCCTTTTCCAGGCCAAAGTCCAGAGATAAATGACATGGGCAAGGGATTTAACACTTTCTGTACATATAGGATTACAGATAAGGAACTCATGTTTTAGGATTATTTATAATCACCATTACAATAAATTGTGTGGAAGCAGAAAATATCAGGTAAAACATATGGAGTGTTCTTATTGTGTTCTGTTGTACAACATAATGCTTTTGTCTTGCTGTACACATGACTACAGACTGCTTCACTCTGATGTCCCGTATTAAATGATGATGAAAATGAGAAAAGACCAATTAAAAAAGGATTTATTAAATAATTGTTTTACAAAGGTATTTCAGAACACCAGAAACAAGGACTATTATTATTGACACAAATATTCTCCTCCAGGAGGGTAAAAAGGCTGAGCCAAAATTCTCTGGCACTTCCTGAACTTCCAAATTCCTCTACACAGCGAGTCGTAGATCCTCTGCCAGGAGTCTAGCTCTGTGCGCCACAAGGCCGCTCTGGCACGAATGAGCTGGGAGAACTCACTCTTGCTGCCTTTGGCCAAGCACACACTGTCTTTACAGATGAAGAAAACATCCAGGCCAATGAAGAGGGCGTTGAGAGTGATAAAACCAGCCCGTGCTGAGCTCGAGAGGGCTAGTGGGGTGCCTTTGGCCACCTGTCCAATGTCTGGGATGTCCCCTGCTAGCTTGGGCAGGTTTCGTGCTGCTTTGCCTTCCTGGAGCGCCAATTTACCAGCGCTTGCAATCAGATCTTCCTTTGCAAGGGCCTTAACACTCAGAGCCGAGGCACAGTCCACTATGGAGTCGATGCCTTTTCCAATGGCCCCAGCTGTGGCAATCACCTTCCCTGCCCCCAGCACGCCGTCCACCCTGCTCTGCCCCAAGATGGGCTCTATATTCCTGGCCACATCCTCCAGAGACTCCTGGAGACTCTCCACGTCCTCCATGAAATTCTGGAAGACTTCTCTGGCTTTCTTCTCATGGATGCTATTGACCTTCATCTCTGTGATACCAGTGGCTAAACTGTTGACCCCACTGGTGACCCCCAGGCTGACCCCTGCAATGGTGAGAGCCAGTGACACCCCAGCAGTGACAGGGGTCAGAGCTAAGCCCACTATGGATAGGATCCCTCCAGCCACCCCCACTGAGCTGCCTGCCACACTGGAGATCTTAGCCCCCAGCTTCATCCTGTCCAGTTGCACAGCATTTTCCTCCAGATCGGTCAGAAACTGCTCCATCCTGGGTCGGCGCTGGCTGAACCGGCCAATGAAGCGCTGAGCAGCCTCTTGGAACAGGAATGTTAGTCTGAGGTGCTGGTCCATCctgacagaggggag encodes the following:
- the LOC139565120 gene encoding uncharacterized protein isoform X2, coding for MSKHTESVMSRSELTREHLGQYISNTLSHIHTVREFCDRHSKWALQRETELEMMRDIKQRADRIDLKFDHVRNSETKAKAFGEFVWSGLTQGTADSRREELEKELGAVLKDTLGGLEKLDYFLHAVECLAVTCLLVFEENRFLCLPQGTSPASVQAVITTARISCPLLIHFKRDAKSFFMPSLLNVEVLALQLDRYIQISQQLCKRMEKGSSQMLFWKNKNDIPVVNLGADVSEESIQKMMDHLNQLNDIRMDQHLRLTFLFQEAAQRFIGRFSQRRPRMEQFLTDLEENAVQLDRMKLGAKISSVAGSSVGVAGGILSIVGLALTPVTAGVSLALTIAGVSLGVTSGVNSLATGITEMKVNSIHEKKAREVFQNFMEDVESLQESLEDVARNIEPILGQSRVDGVLGAGKVIATAGAIGKGIDSIVDCASALSVKALAKEDLIASAGKLALQEGKAARNLPKLAGDIPDIGQVAKGTPLALSSSARAGFITLNALFIGLDVFFICKDSVCLAKGSKSEFSQLIRARAALWRTELDSWQRIYDSLCRGIWKFRKCQRILAQPFYPPGGEYLCQ
- the LOC139565120 gene encoding uncharacterized protein isoform X1, giving the protein MSKHTESVMSRSELTREHLGQYISNTLSHIHTVREFCDRHSKWALQRETELEMMRDIKQRADRIDLKFDHVRNSETKAKAFGEFVWSGLTQGTADSRREELEKELGAVLKDTLGGLEKLDYFLHAVECLAVTCLLVFEENRFLCLPQGTSPASVQAVITTARISCPLLIHFKRDAKSFFMPSLLNVEVLALQLDRYIQISQQLCKRMEKGSSSQMLFWKNKNDIPVVNLGADVSEESIQKMMDHLNQLNDIRMDQHLRLTFLFQEAAQRFIGRFSQRRPRMEQFLTDLEENAVQLDRMKLGAKISSVAGSSVGVAGGILSIVGLALTPVTAGVSLALTIAGVSLGVTSGVNSLATGITEMKVNSIHEKKAREVFQNFMEDVESLQESLEDVARNIEPILGQSRVDGVLGAGKVIATAGAIGKGIDSIVDCASALSVKALAKEDLIASAGKLALQEGKAARNLPKLAGDIPDIGQVAKGTPLALSSSARAGFITLNALFIGLDVFFICKDSVCLAKGSKSEFSQLIRARAALWRTELDSWQRIYDSLCRGIWKFRKCQRILAQPFYPPGGEYLCQ
- the LOC139565120 gene encoding apolipoprotein L2-like isoform X4, which gives rise to MMRDIKQRADRIDLKFDHVRNSETKAKAFGEFVWSGLTQGTADSRREELEKELGAVLKDTLGGLEKLDYFLHAVECLAVTCLLVFEENRFLCLPQGTSPASVQAVITTARISCPLLIHFKRDAKSFFMPSLLNVEVLALQLDRYIQISQQLCKRMEKGSSQMLFWKNKNDIPVVNLGADVSEESIQKMMDHLNQLNDIRMDQHLRLTFLFQEAAQRFIGRFSQRRPRMEQFLTDLEENAVQLDRMKLGAKISSVAGSSVGVAGGILSIVGLALTPVTAGVSLALTIAGVSLGVTSGVNSLATGITEMKVNSIHEKKAREVFQNFMEDVESLQESLEDVARNIEPILGQSRVDGVLGAGKVIATAGAIGKGIDSIVDCASALSVKALAKEDLIASAGKLALQEGKAARNLPKLAGDIPDIGQVAKGTPLALSSSARAGFITLNALFIGLDVFFICKDSVCLAKGSKSEFSQLIRARAALWRTELDSWQRIYDSLCRGIWKFRKCQRILAQPFYPPGGEYLCQ
- the LOC139565120 gene encoding apolipoprotein L2-like isoform X3, producing the protein MMRDIKQRADRIDLKFDHVRNSETKAKAFGEFVWSGLTQGTADSRREELEKELGAVLKDTLGGLEKLDYFLHAVECLAVTCLLVFEENRFLCLPQGTSPASVQAVITTARISCPLLIHFKRDAKSFFMPSLLNVEVLALQLDRYIQISQQLCKRMEKGSSSQMLFWKNKNDIPVVNLGADVSEESIQKMMDHLNQLNDIRMDQHLRLTFLFQEAAQRFIGRFSQRRPRMEQFLTDLEENAVQLDRMKLGAKISSVAGSSVGVAGGILSIVGLALTPVTAGVSLALTIAGVSLGVTSGVNSLATGITEMKVNSIHEKKAREVFQNFMEDVESLQESLEDVARNIEPILGQSRVDGVLGAGKVIATAGAIGKGIDSIVDCASALSVKALAKEDLIASAGKLALQEGKAARNLPKLAGDIPDIGQVAKGTPLALSSSARAGFITLNALFIGLDVFFICKDSVCLAKGSKSEFSQLIRARAALWRTELDSWQRIYDSLCRGIWKFRKCQRILAQPFYPPGGEYLCQ